A DNA window from Drosophila biarmipes strain raj3 chromosome 2R, RU_DBia_V1.1, whole genome shotgun sequence contains the following coding sequences:
- the LOC108036553 gene encoding glycine receptor subunit alpha-2 isoform X2 encodes MLDKFNTNAFISFGLGFILMWLSEATEAHVNYTAKPRVVLPPNYVKEIRPPSKKGSPVIVDFSIFVVDINSINVEDMDFRVDMFIHQRWLESRLEIPDDIFEEGDDYVTLLPEVFENFWQPDPYFLNSKIAGYGSPYVASTSMLRNKGERDSKNFHLKKDIKIATLTHKFTSVTLYKNKTVRYAARMHAIIACQMEFQLYPMDIQVCPIYIESFSSNNQKVKLRWSDSGVTLNPELKLLQYNLGQPLELEESDGYMPEKVGNFSRLTVYFRFERQIGHHLIQTFAPSSLVVMLSWFSFWLGLDAIPGRVTLLVTCMLTLVTMFTGADIPPVAYVKALDLWMAGCMLSVFAALAEFVVVKVLDVQYQYQVNRIPKRISNMEKGQCATVASWEGGAVRSRKATQTPTTPGQTSLQGNGGPPKPARRQSLLSVAWTDTDTGVEKIMWREIDKVSRAVFPILFFVFVLLYWPILLMKSS; translated from the exons AGATACGACCGCCCTCGAAGAAGGGCTCCCCAGTGATAGTAGACTTTAGCATATTCGTTGTAGATATTAACTCAATTAACGTAGAGGATATGGACTTTAG AGTAGACATGTTTATACACCAGCGCTGGCTGGAGTCGCGTCTGGAGATCCCGGACGACATCTTCGAGGAGGGCGACGACTACGTGACGCTGCTTCCAGAGGTCTTTGAGAATTTTTGGCAGCCGGATCCGTACTTTCTCAATTCCAAGATTGCCG GATACGGAAGTCCATATGTTGCGTCCACTTCCATGCTACGCAATAAGGGCGAAAGAGATTCGAAAAACTTTCACCTGAAAAAAGATATAA AAATAGCGACACTGACCCACAAGTTCACGTCGGTGACGCTCTACAAGAACAAGACGGTGCGCTACGCGGCCCGGATGCACGCGATCATCGCCTGCCAGATGGAGTTCCAGCTGTACCCCATGGACATCCAGGTGTGTCCCATCTACATCGAGAGCT TCTCATCGAACAACCAGAAGGTTAAGCTGCGCTGGTCGGACTCCGGCGTAACCCTCAATCCGGAACTGAAACTGCTGCAATACAATCTGGGCCAGCCCCTGGAGCTGGAGGAGAGCGACGGCTATATGCCGGAGAAGGTCGGGAACTTCTCCCGGCTCACCGTGTACTTCCGCTTCGAGCGCCAGATTGGCCACCACCTCATCCAGACCTTCGCCCCCTCCTCGCTGGTGGTGATGCTCTCCTGGTTCAGCTTCTGGCTGGGATTGGACGCCATTCCAGGACGGGTCACGCTGCTGGTGACCTGCATGCTGACCCTGGTGACCATGTTCACAGGCGCCGACATCCCGCCAGTGGCCTACGTCAAG GCCCTGGACCTCTGGATGGCCGGCTGCATGCTGTCCGTGTTCGCCGCCCTGGCCGAGTTCGTGGTGGTGAAAGTGCTGGACGTGCAGTACCAGTACCAGGTGAACCGCATACCAAAG CGCATCAGCAACATGGAGAAGGGTCAGTGCGCGACGGTGGCCAGTTGGGAAGGAGGAGCGGTGCGCTCGCGGAAGGCCACCCAGACGCCCACGACGCCGGGCCAG ACCTCGCTGCAGGGAAACGGTGGACCGCCAAAGCCAGCCAGGCGCCAGAGCCTCCTGTCGGTGGCCTGGACGGATACGGATACCGGCGTGGAGAAGATCATGTGGCGGGAGATTGACAAGGTGTCCCGCGCCGTGTTCCCCATCCTGTTCTTCGTGTTTGTACTCCTGTACTGGCCCATTCTGCTGATGAAGTCGTCCTAG
- the LOC108036553 gene encoding glycine receptor subunit alpha-2 isoform X1 has protein sequence MLDKFNTNAFISFGLGFILMWLSEATEAHVNYTAKPRVVLPPNYVKEIRPPSKKGSPVIVDFSIFVVDINSINVEDMDFRVDMFIHQRWLESRLEIPDDIFEEGDDYVTLLPEVFENFWQPDPYFLNSKIAGYGSPYVASTSMLRNKGERDSKNFHLKKDIKIATLTHKFTSVTLYKNKTVRYAARMHAIIACQMEFQLYPMDIQVCPIYIESFSSNNQKVKLRWSDSGVTLNPELKLLQYNLGQPLELEESDGYMPEKVGNFSRLTVYFRFERQIGHHLIQTFAPSSLVVMLSWFSFWLGLDAIPGRVTLLVTCMLTLVTMFTGADIPPVAYVKALDLWMAGCMLSVFAALAEFVVVKVLDVQYQYQVNRIPKVLPMRISNMEKGQCATVASWEGGAVRSRKATQTPTTPGQTSLQGNGGPPKPARRQSLLSVAWTDTDTGVEKIMWREIDKVSRAVFPILFFVFVLLYWPILLMKSS, from the exons AGATACGACCGCCCTCGAAGAAGGGCTCCCCAGTGATAGTAGACTTTAGCATATTCGTTGTAGATATTAACTCAATTAACGTAGAGGATATGGACTTTAG AGTAGACATGTTTATACACCAGCGCTGGCTGGAGTCGCGTCTGGAGATCCCGGACGACATCTTCGAGGAGGGCGACGACTACGTGACGCTGCTTCCAGAGGTCTTTGAGAATTTTTGGCAGCCGGATCCGTACTTTCTCAATTCCAAGATTGCCG GATACGGAAGTCCATATGTTGCGTCCACTTCCATGCTACGCAATAAGGGCGAAAGAGATTCGAAAAACTTTCACCTGAAAAAAGATATAA AAATAGCGACACTGACCCACAAGTTCACGTCGGTGACGCTCTACAAGAACAAGACGGTGCGCTACGCGGCCCGGATGCACGCGATCATCGCCTGCCAGATGGAGTTCCAGCTGTACCCCATGGACATCCAGGTGTGTCCCATCTACATCGAGAGCT TCTCATCGAACAACCAGAAGGTTAAGCTGCGCTGGTCGGACTCCGGCGTAACCCTCAATCCGGAACTGAAACTGCTGCAATACAATCTGGGCCAGCCCCTGGAGCTGGAGGAGAGCGACGGCTATATGCCGGAGAAGGTCGGGAACTTCTCCCGGCTCACCGTGTACTTCCGCTTCGAGCGCCAGATTGGCCACCACCTCATCCAGACCTTCGCCCCCTCCTCGCTGGTGGTGATGCTCTCCTGGTTCAGCTTCTGGCTGGGATTGGACGCCATTCCAGGACGGGTCACGCTGCTGGTGACCTGCATGCTGACCCTGGTGACCATGTTCACAGGCGCCGACATCCCGCCAGTGGCCTACGTCAAG GCCCTGGACCTCTGGATGGCCGGCTGCATGCTGTCCGTGTTCGCCGCCCTGGCCGAGTTCGTGGTGGTGAAAGTGCTGGACGTGCAGTACCAGTACCAGGTGAACCGCATACCAAAGGTACTGCCCATG CGCATCAGCAACATGGAGAAGGGTCAGTGCGCGACGGTGGCCAGTTGGGAAGGAGGAGCGGTGCGCTCGCGGAAGGCCACCCAGACGCCCACGACGCCGGGCCAG ACCTCGCTGCAGGGAAACGGTGGACCGCCAAAGCCAGCCAGGCGCCAGAGCCTCCTGTCGGTGGCCTGGACGGATACGGATACCGGCGTGGAGAAGATCATGTGGCGGGAGATTGACAAGGTGTCCCGCGCCGTGTTCCCCATCCTGTTCTTCGTGTTTGTACTCCTGTACTGGCCCATTCTGCTGATGAAGTCGTCCTAG
- the LOC108036552 gene encoding periodic tryptophan protein 2 homolog, translated as MKFSYKFSNLLGTIYRNGNLVFTPDGNSVISPVGNKITVYDLKNNKSRTLSLDNRYNYTNLALSPDGSLLIAVNEKGQAQLISMVSCTVIHRHKFQKGTQCICFSPNGAFFAVAVQNLVLVFCAPGEITGEYNPFVLRRKILGGYDDVTWLDWSSDSRFLAIGCRDSSTKICALNYTKNFRTFNLSGHTDAIVACFFEANSLHMNTISRNGQLCLWECSMAPSDLEEVEKPAIAPPQRKREKKAEADEESEDDVENVVEKEDLKEEDSAKGAEDVNDIKDEEERKGHPFFYKKITRHYLADEPRKEQRDVQLTAANYNTRTKVLVVAFSNGAFYLYELPDVNMIHSLSISEYPISAALFNCTGDWVALASREIGQLLVWEWQSEQYIMKQQGHSSEMTCIAYSADGQFIATGGEDSKVKLWNTQSSFCFVTFSEHTSGVTGVQFSRNKKFLVSSSLDGTVRAFDVNRYRNFRTFTSPNPVQFSCVAVDYSGEFVVAGGQDVFDIFLWSVKTGKLLEIISGHEGPVVSVAFSPVATSSTLVSGSWDKTVKIWNCLESNSEHETIDAVSDVTNVTFSPSGEEIAVATLSGNITIFDVKSASQVSTIEGRNDLGSGRLETDIITAKQNAQGNYFSTIEYSADGECILAAGKSANICIYHVREAILLKKFEITENHSLDGLNDFISRRNMSEFGNMALVEEREELEGGKVAIRLPGVRSGDMSARRFQQEVRVFSVKFSPTGQAFAAAGTEGLCIYTLDKGVVFDPFDLSLEVTPKAVHESLKNQNYTKALVMSLKLNELNLIALVLERVPYKDIELVCADLSPEFAQRLLQQLARHLQSTPHIEFYLQWSCCLLTKHGNQDGVFQHTGLLALHEVLSRKYEMLNKICDYNKYTLRVLLDRADKLEKENEGKPKTVAEDSDEEMLLIRSKDEQNGQTQFSDEEESDSGSEEDI; from the exons ATGAAGTTCTCCTACAAA TTTTCCAATCTGCTGGGCACAATATATCGCAATGGCAACTTGGTCTTCACGCCGGATGGAAATTCGGTTATCAGTCCGGTGGGCAACAAAATAACGGTCTACGATTTAAAAAA CAACAAATCGCGCACCTTGTCCCTGGATAATCGGTACAACTACACGAACTTGGCCCTTTCGCCAGATGGCAGCCTGCTGATCGCGGTGAACGAAAAGGGGCAGGCGCAGCTCATCAGCATGGTGTCCTGTACAGTGATACATCGGCACAAGTTCCAGAAGGGCACCCAGTGCATTTGCTTCAGTCCAAACGGCGCCTTCTTCGCCGTCGCTGTCCAGAATCTAGTACTGGTATTCTGTGCCCCAGGTGAAATCACCGGCGAATACAATCCCTTTGTCCTGCGGCGCAAAATCCTCGGCGGCTACGACGATGTCACATGGCTGGACTGGTCCTCGGACTCCCGCTTTCTGGCCATCGGCTGTCGGGATAGCTCCACCAAAATCTGCGCTCTCAACTATACCAAGAACTTTCGCACCTTCAACCTAAGTGGACACACGGATGCCATTGTGGCTTGTTTCTTCGAGGCGAACAGTTTGCACATGAACACCATAAGTCGCAATGGTCAACTGTGTTTGTGGGAATGCAGCATGGCTCCCTCGGATTTGGAGGAGGTAGAGAAGCCGGCCATAGCTCCTCCTCAAAGgaagagagagaaaaaagcTGAAGCCGACGAAGAGTCAGAGGATGACGTTGAAAATGTGGTGGAAAAGGAGGACTTGAAGGAGGAGGATTCAGCCAAAGGTGCCGAAGATGTCAACGATATAAAAGATGAGGAAGAGAGAAAGGGTCATCCCTTCTTTTACAAGAAAATAACCCGCCACTATCTGGCCGATGAGCCGCGAAAGGAGCAGCGGGATGTCCAACTAACCGCTGCCAACTACAACACTCGCACCAAGGTCCTAGTGGTGGCCTTCAGCAATGGAGCCTTCTACCTGTACGAACTGCCCGACGTGAACATGATACACTCGCTGAGTATCTCCGAGTATCCCATTTCGGCCGCCCTGTTCAACTGCACGGGTGACTGGGTGGCTTTGGCCTCCCGCGAGATTGGACAACTTTTGGTCTGGGAGTGGCAGAGTGAGCAATACATCATGAAGCAGCAGGGACACAGCAGCGAGATGACCTGTATTGCCTACTCCGCGGATGGCCAGTTCATAGCCACCGGCGGCGAAGATTCCAAGGTGAAGCTGTGGAACACGCAGAGCAGCTTCTGTTTTGTCACTTTCAGTGAGCACACAAGTGGTGTAACTGGCGTACAGTTCAGCAGGAACAAAAAGTTCCTGGTCAGCAGCTCTCTGGACGGCACAGTGCGTGCTTTTGATGTAAACAG ATACCGAAACTTCAGAACTTTCACCTCACCGAATCCTGTTCAGTTTTCGTGCGTGGCTGTGGATTACTCCGGCGAGTTTGTGGTGGCTGGCGGTCAGGACGTGTTCGACATATTCCTCTGGTCGGTGAAGACGGGCAAGCTACTGGAGATCATCAGTGGGCATGAGGGACCTGTGGTTTCTGTGGCATTTTCCCCAGTGGCCACATCTTCCACCTTAGTGTCTGGTTCTTGGGATAAAACCGTCAAGATTTGGAACTGCCTGGAGAGCAACAGCGAGCACGAAACTATTGATGCTGTTTCGGATGTAACTAATGTGACTTTCAGTCCCAGTGGTGAAGAG ATCGCCGTTGCCACTCTGAGTGGTAACATCACCATTTTTGACGTCAAATCTGCCAGCCAAGTTAGCACCATAGAGGGTCGTAATGATCTGGGTAGTGGACGACTGGAGACTGATATAATCACAGCGAAACAGAATGCCCAGGGCAA TTATTTCTCTACCATTGAATACTCCGCGGATGGAGAGTGCATATTGGCTGCTGGAAAGTCGGCCAACATCTGTATATATCATGTCAGGGAGGCTATTCTTCTGAAGAAATTCGAAATCACAGAAAACCACAGCTTAGATGGCCTCAAT GACTTTATCAGTCGCAGGAACATGAGTGAGTTTGGTAACATGGCATTGGTGGAGGAGCGCGAAGAGCTAGAGGGCGGCAAGGTGGCCATTCGATTGCCGGGAGTACGTAGCGGAGACATGTCCGCCAGACGCTTCCAGCAGGAGGTTAGAGTGTTCTCCGTAAAGTTCTCACCCACGGGTCAGGCATTCGCAGCGGCAGGAACTGAGGGACTCTGCATTTATACCTTGGATAAGG GCGTTGTCTTCGATCCCTTCGACCTGTCGCTGGAGGTGACGCCGAAAGCGGTCCACGAGTCCctcaaaaaccaaaactaCACCAAGGCGCTGGTCATGTCCCTGAAGCTTAACGAGCTCAATTTGATTGCCCTAGTGCTGGAGCGAGTGCCGTATAAGGACA TTGAACTCGTTTGCGCGGATCTGTCGCCGGAGTTTGCCCAGCGACTGCTGCAACAATTGGCCCGTCACCTGCAGTCCACGCCCCACATCGAGTTCTATCTGCAATGGAGCTGCTGTCTGCTGACCAAGCACGGCAATCAGGATGGAGTCTTCCAGCACACAGGACTGCTGGCCCTGCACGAGGTGCTCTCGAGGAAGTACGAAATGCTGAACAAGAT CTGCGACTACAATAAGTATACTTTAAGAGTCCTCCTGGACAGGGCGGATAAATTGGAGAAGGAGAATGAGGGCAAACCGAAGACCGTGGCAGAAGATAGCGATGAGGAAATGCTACTGATCAGGTCAAAGGACGAGCAGAATGGGCAGACGCAGTTCAGCGATGAGGAGGAGAGTGACAGTGGTTCCGAAGAAGATATATAG
- the LOC108036670 gene encoding uncharacterized protein LOC108036670: MQQFSSREKYMVSNTLNCWPVMLQGHSVLIDLQNETSVAGIIDIADGHMTCELTHAVFIDRNGGQHPFDHFMVRNRMIRQIHIPTHLDAEQELRKAMERGVLRRTRVEPKKGKRTFKQKRAEMRHKETLQMISQQKKEQKET, translated from the coding sequence atgcaGCAGTTCAGTTCGCGGGAGAAGTATATGGTATCCAACACCTTGAATTGCTGGCCCGTGATGCTGCAGGGCCACTCCGTGCTCATAGATCTGCAGAACGAGACCTCCGTGGCCGGGATCATCGACATAGCCGATGGGCACATGACCTGCGAACTCACCCATGCAGTTTTCATCGATCGCAATGGAGGTCAGCATCCCTTTGATCACTTCATGGTGCGGAATCGCATGATCCGGCAGATACACATACCCACGCACTTGGATGCCGAGCAGGAGCTTCGAAAGGCCATGGAACGGGGTGTCCTGCGAAGGACCCGAGTGGAACCCAAAAAGGGAAAGCGCACTTTCAAGCAAAAGCGAGCGGAAATGCGACACAAGGAAACCCTGCAGATGATCTCCCAGCAGAAAAAGGAACAAAAAGAAACGTAG
- the LOC108036669 gene encoding proteasome subunit beta type-5, with the protein MALAEICKINNAPYMKPTAWSLEDAEDDLKVTNCNLANPYTLAAPPFEDPLHNLNQIQANADKTGIKIDFDHGTTTLGFKFKGGVLLAVDSRATGGSYIGSQSMKKIVEINQFMLGTLAGGAADCVYWDRVLSKECRLHELRNKERISVAAASKIMANIAHEYKGMGLSMGMMLAGYDKRGPGLYYVDSEGSRTPGNLFSVGSGSLYAYGVLDSGYHWDLEDEEAQELGRRAIYHATFRDAYSGGIIRVYHIKENGWVNISNTDCMELHYKYKEQQQAAN; encoded by the exons ATGGCTTTGGCTGAAATCTGCAAGATAAACAATGCTCCATACATGAAGCCCACCGCCTGGTCCTTGGAggatgcggaggacgacctgAAGGTGACCAACTGCAATCTGGCCAATCCCTACACACTGGCTGCTCCGCCATTCGAGGAT CCCCTGCACAACCTCAACCAGATCCAGGCCAATGCCGACAAGACCGGCATCAAAATCGACTTTGATCACGGCACCACAACGCTGGGCTTCAAGTTCAAGGGCGGCGTTCTCCTAGCAGTGGATTCCCGTGCCACTGGTGGTTCCTACATTGGCTCCCAGTCGATGAAGAAGATCGTGGAGATCAACCAGTTCATGCTGGGCACCTTGGCCGGCGGTGCCGCCGATTGTGTGTACTGGGACAGGGTGCTGTCCAAGGAGTGCCGCCTGCACGAGCTGCGCAACAAGGAGCGCATCTCTGTGGCCGCCGCCAGCAAGATCATGGCCAACATTGCCCACGAGTACAAGGGCATGGGCCTGAGCATGGGCATGATGCTGGCTGGCTACGATAAACGTGGTCCTGGCCTGTACTACGTGGATTCCGAGGGATCTCGCACACCCGGCAACTTGTTCTCCGTGGGCAGTGGATCGCTGTACGCCTATGGCGTGCTGGACTCCGGCTACCACTGGGATCTGGAGGATGAGGAGGCCCAGGAGCTGGGACGCCGAGCCATCTACCATGCCACCTTCAGGGATGCCTACTCCGGCGGCATCATTCGCGTGTATCACATCAAGGAAAACGGCTGGGTCAACATCTCCAACACCGACTGCATGGAGCTGCACTACAAGTacaaggagcagcagcaggccgcTAACTAG
- the LOC108036261 gene encoding pre-mRNA-splicing factor Syf2, with protein METTKTAAEKLAERKARLLELHKKRQEARTDNHQEVVAEDARKKLPKNWEARKRQAEWILADDKARSEAQAAGKDYERLKLLEVSALDADRIEKKQRRKDNPDLGFSTYEAQTARQYNRLVKSMPARDMEKYERQKEELGDAFYGGAHTTLHSRTKDTPGAINKMVEDLEQQIERRKKYSRRRIYNDDADVDFINERNSKFNKKLDRFYSEHTAEIKQNLERGTAI; from the coding sequence atggAGACGACCAAAACGGCTGCGGAGAAGCTGGCGGAGCGCAAGGCGCGTCTATTGGAGCTGCACAAGAAGCGGCAGGAAGCGCGCACGGACAACCACCAGGAAGTGGTGGCGGAGGACGCCCGCAAGAAGCTGCCAAAGAACTGGGAGGCCCGCAAGCGCCAGGCGGAATGGATACTTGCCGACGACAAGGCGCGCTCCGAGGCCCAGGCGGCGGGCAAGGATTACGAGCGCCTCAAGCTACTGGAGGTATCCGCCCTGGATGCGGATCGCATTGAGAAAAAGCAGAGGCGCAAGGACAATCCCGACCTGGGTTTCTCCACCTACGAGGCGCAGACGGCCAGGCAATACAACAGATTGGTCAAGAGCATGCCCGCCCGTGACATGGAGAAGTACGAGAGGCAGAAAGAGGAGCTCGGCGACGCCTTCTACGGCGGGGCACACACCACTTTGCACTCGAGGACGAAGGACACTCCGGGTGCCATCAACAAAATGGTTGAGGATCTGGAGCAGCAGATCGAGCGCCGCAAGAAGTACTCGCGCAGGAGGATCTACAACGACGACGCGGATGTGGACTTCATCAACGAGAGGAACTCCAAGTTCAACAAGAAACTGGACAGATTTTACAGCGAGCACACGGCCGAGATCAAACAGAATCTGGAGCGCGGAACAGCCATCTAG
- the LOC108036654 gene encoding uncharacterized protein LOC108036654, with the protein MQHGSSRIPKQEALPNAICGPDSSNWTSLHEAVAAGDDRRVEGLLFSNADRLARESLQGNTPLHEAASRGFSRCVKLICSPPAPPTSSGVGKPGKGQKDKDKDKEKSKGRAKVAHQTIEALHNSALSIANNEGLSALHLAAQNGHNQSSRELLLAGADPDVQNNYGDTPLHTACRYGHAGVTRILLSALCDPNKTNLNGDTALHITCAMGRRKLTRILLEADARLGIKNAQGDCPMHIAIRKNYREIIEILNTPKKIRNRKEKPKEGGSRSDRDRERDVVDKGINWSPYGCHYFPDPRAFPSPKLETLPKEPLKPGEQYFLDLAGHIHKGPVSVGNTCYCGPFFRHIENKLNCNRKSLKKYVHKTKERLGHKVQALAIKTNDQIEQLTRTMIEDRLRCESKRQHLSEFLRRGEPMRSTFDQQNRSSRIERTLSRCRSLELLENHNEGGGGRLTNSRSVDVLEDQAVEAIVHRSAEVQLESDSDEDSIEAREEVEGGEQEDQEQDGEEAEPEEQVQQLEHSKLDELKLDFLKVSERLGVLLEKTTLIMERDSEQESKHQPSSLSPPYKPHPRPESAQLREDKESVNSPNFDEYTSVMRRYPNSSETSNPSQNSNSWDWEASPTGSNPQPDYHKYYQRIGRGENMLNSVIKALRKDASFADLGKEEAAVNESAERMGGDKLLYKEQASEAAGISNLMKRQPLCLEDNYPAMSNLFYSNPLMEYAEEAEVRQNGNEHVNKVEIRNSEIKCLKKPNAGQVRDMVAQLQNTIDTNRQDSQTANVIAARSHSRLNNNFQQIEATTSSNPSPTYSIPHRNTAQVQFGLPERHIPKDAYFHELPHRAANPQNPQRRIHSGYVPNANYYRNEDPYVERLPLPNAPLRQADYVGAPVTYRPIHSPTFQAIVPPHPNPRPRNWPHPSLAANDIDLDEVSAVGLYNNVSSLV; encoded by the exons ATGCAGCATGGATCCTCCCGCATTCCGAAACAGGAAGCTCTGCCGAATGCCATCTGCGGG CCCGATTCCAGCAACTGGACCTCGCTGCACGAGGCGGTGGCCGCAGGGGATGATCGTCGGGTGGAGGGTCTCCTGTTCAGCAATGCGGACCGCCTGGCCAGGGAGTCGCTGCAGGGAAATACCCCGCTCCATGAGGCCGCCAGTCGAGGCTTCAGtcgctgcgtgaaattgatctgttCACCGCCAGCGCCACCCACTTCCTCGGGTGTTGGAAAGCCAGGAAAGGGGCAGAAGGACAAAGACAAGGACAAGGAGAAGAGCAAGGGCAGGGCGAAGGTGGCCCACCAGACCATCGAAGCCCTACACAATAGTGCTCTGAGTATAGCCAATAACGAGGGCCTTTCCGCCCTCCACTTGGCCGCCCAAAATGGACACAATCAAAGCTCCAGGGAGCTTCTGTTGGCCGGTGCCGATCCCGATGTCCAGAACAAT TACGGCGACACTCCGCTGCACACCGCCTGCAGGTATGGTCATGCCGGCGTCACCCGCATCCTGCTCTCCGCCCTCTGCGATCCCAATAAAACCAATCTCAACGGTGACACCGCCTTGCACATCACCTGCGCCATGGGTCGCAGAAAGCTCACGAGGATACTGCTCGAGGCGGATGCTCGTCTGGGCATCAAGAACGCCCAAGGCGACTGCCCCATGCACATAGCTATAAGGAAGAACTATCGCGAGATTATCGagatcctgaacacgccgaaGAAGATACGCAATCGCAAGGAGAAACCGAAGGAGGGTGGCAGCAGATCAGATAGGGATAGAGAGAGGGATGTGGTGGATAAGGGAATCAACTGGTCACCCTATGGCTGCCATTACTTTCCCGATCCGCGCGCCTTTCCCTCGCCGAAACTGGAGACCCTGCCCAAAGAGCCGCTGAAACCGGGTGAACAGTACTTCCTCGACTTGGCAGGACACATTCACAAGGGTCCTGTGAGCGTGGGCAACACTTGCTACTGTGGACCCTTCTTCAGGCACATTGAAAACAAACTCAACTGCAACCGGAAGAGCTTGAAAAAGTATGTCCACAAGACCAAGGAGCGTTTGGGTCACAAAGTTCAGGCGTTGGCCATCAAAACGAACGATCAGATTGAACAGCTCACGAGGACGATGATCGAGGACAGGTTAAGATGCGAGAGCAAGAGGCAGCACCTCAGCGAGTTCTTGAGGAGAGGGGAACCCATGCGATCCACCTTCGATCAGCAGAACCGCAGCTCAAGGATCGAAAGAACACTCTCCAGGTGTCGCAGTCTGGAGCTCTTGGAAAATCATAATGAAGGTGGTGGTGGTAGACTAACTAATTCCAGAAGTGTGGATGTACTTGAAGATCAGGCGGTGGAGGCCATAGTGCACCGATCAGCGGAGGTCCAGCTGGAGAGCGACAGCGATGAAGATTCCATTGAAGCTAGGGAAGAGGTGGAAGGAGGAGAACAGGAGGATCAGGAGCAAGATGGAGAGGAGGCAGAGCCAGAGGAGCAAGTGCAACAGCTGGAACACTCAAAGCTAGATGAACTCAAACTCGATTTCCTCAAGGTATCCGAAAGACTGGGAGTTCTGTTGGAGAAAACCACCTTGATCATGGAGAGGGACAGTGAGCAGGAGAGCAAGCACCAGCCGTCCTCCCTATCGCCACCCTATAAACCCCATCCCAGACCAGAATCCGCCCAACTTCGGGAAGACAAGGAGAGTGTTAACAGCCCCAATTTCGATGAGTACACCAGTGTAATGCGGCGCTACCCGAACTCCAGTGAGACCTCGAATCCCTCCCAGAACTCCAACAGTTGGGACTGGGAGGCTTCGCCCACGGGCAGCAATCCGCAGCCAGACTACCACAAGTACTACCAGCGGATTGGCAGAGGGGAGAACATGCTGAACTCCGTGATAAAGGCTTTGAGAAAAGATGCCTCCTTTGCGGACCTGGGAAAAGAAGAGGCGGCAGTCAACGAAAGTGCCGAACGGATGGGCGGCGATAAACTGCTCTACAAGGAGCAGGCCAGCGAGGCAGCTGGCATCTCGAATCTGATGAAGCGGCAGCCCCTGTGCTTGGAGGACAACTATCCCGCCATGTCGAATCTGTTCTACTCCAACCCCCTCATGGAGTATGCCGAGGAAGCGGAAGTGCGGCAGAATGGCAACGAACATGTGAACAAGGTCGAGATCCGCAACAGTGAGATCAAGTGCCTGAAGAAGCCGAATGCCGGACAGGTGCGGGATATGGTGGCCCAGCTGCAGAACACCATAGACACCAATCGGCAGGACTCGCAGACGGCGAATGTGATTGCGGCAAGATCGCACTCCCGCCTGAATAACAACTTCCAGCAAATAGAGGCCACCACCTCTTCGAATCCCTCGCCCACCTACAGTATTCCCCACAGGAATACCGCCCAGGTACAGTTTGGACTGCCGGAGAGACACATACCCAAAGATGCCTATTTCCATGAACTGCCCCACCGAGCAGCGAATCCCCAGAACCCGCAGAGGAGGATCCACTCCGGCTACGTACCAAATGCGAACTACTATCGCAATGAAGATCCCTACGTGGAGAGGCTTCCTCTGCCAAATGCTCCCCTGAGGCAAGCGGACTATGTGGGTGCGCCGGTCACCTACAGGCCCATTCACTCGCCCACCTTTCAGGCCATTGTCCCGCCCCATCCGAATCCGCGGCCCAGGAACTGGCCACACCCCAGCCTGGCTGCCAACGACATCGATCTTGACGAGGTGTCAGCCGTGGGCCTCTACAACAATGTCTCAAGTCTAGTTTGA